The Oncorhynchus mykiss isolate Arlee chromosome 20, USDA_OmykA_1.1, whole genome shotgun sequence genome includes a region encoding these proteins:
- the LOC118942022 gene encoding octapeptide-repeat protein T2-like — translation MGRELQRTGEESSRGQGKRAPEDRGRELQRTGEESSREQGKRAQRTGEESSEDRGRELRGQGKRAPEDMGRELQRTGEESSRGQGKRAPEDRGRELQRTGEESSRRQGKRAQRTGEDSSREQGKRAPEDRGRELQRTGEESSEDRGRELRGQGKRTPEDRGRELQRTGEESSRGQGKRAPEDRGRELQKTGEESSEDRGRQLQRTGEESSNKNMKLHLESLATTKEM, via the exons ATGGGAAGAGAACTCCAGAGGACAGGGGAAGAGAGCTCCAGAGGACAGGGGAAGAGAGCTCCAGAGGACAGGGGAAGAGAGCTCCAGAGGACAGGGGAAGAGAGCTCCAGAGAACAGGGGAAGAGAGCTCAGAGGACAGGTGAAGAGAGCTCAGAGGACAGGGGAAGAGAGCTCAGAGGACAGGGGAAGAGAGCTCCAGAGGACATGGGAAGAGAACTCCAGAGGACAGGGGAAGAGAGCTCCAGAGGACAGGGGAAGAGAGCTCCAGAGGACAGGGGAAGAGAGCTCCAGAGGACAGGGGAAGAGAGCTCCAgaagacaggggaagagagcTCAGAGGACAGGGGAAGACAGCTCCAGAGAACAGGGGAAGAGAGCTCCAGAGGACAGGGGAAGAGAGCTCCAGAGGACAGGGGAAGAGAGCTCAGAGGACAGGGGAAGGGAACTCAGAGGACAGGGGAAGAGAACTCCAGAGGACAGGGGAAGAGAGCTCCAGAGGACAGGGGAAGAGAGCTCCAGAGGACAGGGGAAGAGAGCTCCAGAGGACAGGGGAAGAGAGCTCCAgaagacaggggaagagagcTCAGAGGACAGGGGAAGACAGCTCCAGAGAACAGGGGAAGAGAGCTCCAATAAGAACATGAaactgcatttggaaa GCCTTGCCACTACCAAGGAGATGTAG